GAGCGAACACCGAATCGATGCCATGACAAGCGTTTCGGACACCCGCGCCCTGCAAGCGCGTCGGCTTGATCGAAGCGACTTCGAAGTCGCGTGACTGGGGATAGGACATGACGGTGTAACCGAGTCCGAGCGTTATTGCGAGAACGGCCAGTTTTCTCATACGGGAAATGTGAACCGTCCCCATATCGAATGTCAAATCAGCAGAAGACTCGATTTCGATATGGTGTGTGAGCGACCCCCTGCCGCGAATGACCATGCTAGACTCGCGCCGTATGAATTCGCCGAAAGTTACGGCTTCCCCGCCCTACCTCCCGCCGATGCTGCTCCTTTTCATCGGTTCCGGGTGTGCTGCCCTTATTTACGAGATTGTCTGGTTCCAGATGCTGCAGCTGGTGGTCGGGTCGTCGGCGATCTCGCTGGCTGTACTGCTCGGCACATTCATGGGCGGGATGTGCGCCGGCTCGCTTCTTCTCACGCGGTACGTGCCGCCCTCAGAGCATCCGCTGCGGGCGTACGCGAAGCTGGAAGCGATGATCGGCGTTCTCGGCGCGGTGCTGATCGTGCTGATGCCGCTGGTGGGCCGGCTCTATACCGCAGTGGACGGCGGCGGCCCTGCGAGCATCGTGCTCCGCGCGGCTGCGAGCGTGATCGTGCTTCTGCCGCCGACGATCCTGATGGGCGCGACGCTGCCCGCGCTCTCGCGCTATGTCGAGGTGACGCCTGAGGGAGTCGAGTGGCTTGGATTCTTTTATGGCGGAAACATCTTCGGTGCGGTGATCGGCTGCCTCGCCGCAGGTTTCTACCTGCTGCCCAGATACGACCTTACCACAGCCTCACTGACCGCAGTCGCACTGAACGCGCTCGTGGCGGGCGGCAGCTTTCTGCTGTCGAGGCGGGCGCCGTATGCGGGTTATTCTGCCGATTCCACAAAAGACGCGCGGACCGCGGAGCGCAAGCCCGATAGGGCGCAGCCTCAGGAAATGCCCGCGCCTAGAGTTCGGCGGGGAGTCTACATTGCGATCGCGCTGTCGGGCCTCACGGCGCTCGGCGCCGAGGTGGTGTGGACGCGGTTGCTCTCGCTGCTGTTCGGCGCGACGACGTACGCGTTCTCCATCATCCTCGCCGTTTTCCTGATCGGGCTTGGGATCGGCAGCGCGATCGGCTCGGTCATTGCGCGAAACACGGCCAATGCCCGCGCGACGCTCGGCTGGATGCAGCTCTCTCTTGCGTTCACGACGGCTTACGGCGCGTGGATGGCGGCACAGCAGCTGCCGTACTGGCCCGTCAACCCATCGCTGGCGCTGAGCCCGTGGTTCAACTTCCAGGTGGATCTGGCGCGCGCGCTGTTCGCGATACTGCCCGGAGCGATGCTCTGGGGCGCAAGCTTTCCGCTGGCGGTCGCTGCGGCCGCACAAAACGGCGACGCAAACAGTCAGGATGCGGGCGACACAGTCGGAAGAGTCTACGCCGCGAACACGCTCGGTGCGATCGCCGGCTCGCTGCTCACCGGCCTCGTTTGCGTGCCGCTGCTGGGTACGCACGGGGCGGAACGAGTGCTTATCATCGTCTCCGTAATTTCGGCCGCAGTCGCGCTCATGCCGCTATTCCGCTCTCCGCTCCGCGCTGGCGCGATGGCCGCGTTCGGTGTTCTGGCGGCTGGTTCGCTCTGGGCGGCGGCTGACGTGAGGCCCATACCTGCGGGTCTTGTGGCGTGGGGCCGCCTGCTTGCGTGGCAGGGCGAGCCTCATGCGTTATATGTGGGCGAGGGTATCAACTCGTCGGTCGCCGTCACCGAAGAAGCCAACGGCTGGCGCAACTTTCACGTCAGCGGGAAGGTGGAAGCATCCACCGAACCGCAGGATATGCGGCTTCAACGGCTGCTCGGCCACCTCACGGCGCTGATGGCCGAGAAGGGCCCGAAGAACGTGCTGGTCGTCGGGTTTGGCGCGGGCGTCACGGCCGGCGCGATCAGCATTCATCCGACGCTGGAACGGATGGTGATCTGCGAATTGGAACCGCTCATCCCGAAGGTCGTCTCGACGTATTTCAGTGATGTGAACTACAACGTCGCCGCGAACCCGAAAGTACAGATTGTGTACGACGACGCGCGCCACTACGTGCTCACGACGCAGGAAAAGTTCGATGCCATCACGTCGGACCCGATTCATCCCTGGGTGAAGGGCGCGGCGACTCTCTATACAAAAGAATATTTCGAACACGTGAAGGAGCACCTCAATCCGGGCGGTGTCGTCACGCAGTGGGTGCCGCTGTACGAGAGCACGGAAGATGCGGTACGCAGCGAGATCGCGACATTCCTCCAGGTGTTCCCGGACGGCACCGTGTGGCGAAACGATGACAGCAGCGGC
The Terriglobia bacterium DNA segment above includes these coding regions:
- a CDS encoding fused MFS/spermidine synthase; the protein is MNSPKVTASPPYLPPMLLLFIGSGCAALIYEIVWFQMLQLVVGSSAISLAVLLGTFMGGMCAGSLLLTRYVPPSEHPLRAYAKLEAMIGVLGAVLIVLMPLVGRLYTAVDGGGPASIVLRAAASVIVLLPPTILMGATLPALSRYVEVTPEGVEWLGFFYGGNIFGAVIGCLAAGFYLLPRYDLTTASLTAVALNALVAGGSFLLSRRAPYAGYSADSTKDARTAERKPDRAQPQEMPAPRVRRGVYIAIALSGLTALGAEVVWTRLLSLLFGATTYAFSIILAVFLIGLGIGSAIGSVIARNTANARATLGWMQLSLAFTTAYGAWMAAQQLPYWPVNPSLALSPWFNFQVDLARALFAILPGAMLWGASFPLAVAAAAQNGDANSQDAGDTVGRVYAANTLGAIAGSLLTGLVCVPLLGTHGAERVLIIVSVISAAVALMPLFRSPLRAGAMAAFGVLAAGSLWAAADVRPIPAGLVAWGRLLAWQGEPHALYVGEGINSSVAVTEEANGWRNFHVSGKVEASTEPQDMRLQRLLGHLTALMAEKGPKNVLVVGFGAGVTAGAISIHPTLERMVICELEPLIPKVVSTYFSDVNYNVAANPKVQIVYDDARHYVLTTQEKFDAITSDPIHPWVKGAATLYTKEYFEHVKEHLNPGGVVTQWVPLYESTEDAVRSEIATFLQVFPDGTVWRNDDSSGRGYDVVLAGQLDPAPIDVDAWQTKIDSPAYAPVKASLAEVGYATILDMLKTYSGRGRDLAPWLAGAAINTDRNLRLQYLAGIGFNNNTGTEIRDSMLQYRRFPSDLFKGDPSSVEALRSLVMDGASGP